A single window of Candidatus Methylacidiphilales bacterium DNA harbors:
- a CDS encoding 2-enoyl thioester reductase domain-containing protein, which translates to MDAATSSALVISRFGDPSEVLELQTRPLPAPGPGELRLRMKFAPINPADLNLIEGTYGIKPPLPAVCGNEGLGVVEAIGAGVTGWSIGDRVIPPGGTGTWQEFALAPADRVFRAPEGTSDEFASMLYVNPPTAWCMLHDFVALQPGDWIIQNAATSAVGRCVIQIARALGWKTLSVVRRPEVIAELTALGGDAVVVEDPALPKRLKEITGGAPIRLALNAVGGDSAGTLAKCLTQGGQLVTYGAMSKQPLKLANGLLIFNDLHCHGFWLTRRYQQRPRFETEVIYDRLGELHRAGQLQIPVEKTFRMAEFQEALRLARQESRGGKVLLSLA; encoded by the coding sequence ATGGACGCCGCCACCTCCAGCGCACTGGTCATCTCCCGCTTCGGCGATCCCTCGGAGGTTCTGGAACTCCAAACCCGACCCCTGCCCGCCCCCGGTCCCGGCGAACTCCGGTTGCGGATGAAGTTCGCCCCGATCAATCCCGCCGACTTGAATCTCATCGAGGGCACCTACGGCATCAAGCCTCCCCTTCCCGCCGTCTGCGGCAACGAAGGTCTCGGCGTCGTCGAGGCCATTGGCGCTGGAGTCACCGGCTGGTCCATCGGCGACCGGGTCATCCCCCCGGGCGGCACCGGAACCTGGCAGGAATTTGCGTTGGCCCCGGCGGACCGGGTGTTCCGGGCCCCCGAAGGCACCTCGGACGAATTCGCTTCCATGCTTTATGTCAACCCGCCCACGGCCTGGTGCATGCTGCATGATTTCGTTGCCCTCCAACCCGGCGATTGGATCATCCAAAATGCCGCCACCTCGGCGGTGGGGCGCTGCGTCATCCAGATCGCCCGTGCCCTCGGCTGGAAAACCCTCAGCGTCGTCCGGCGACCCGAAGTCATCGCGGAACTGACGGCCTTGGGCGGCGATGCGGTGGTCGTGGAAGACCCCGCCCTGCCAAAACGCCTCAAAGAGATCACCGGAGGGGCCCCGATCCGTCTGGCCCTGAATGCCGTGGGCGGCGACAGCGCCGGAACCCTGGCCAAGTGTCTCACCCAGGGCGGCCAACTCGTGACGTATGGGGCCATGTCCAAGCAACCTCTCAAGCTGGCCAACGGCCTCCTCATCTTCAACGACCTCCACTGCCACGGGTTCTGGCTGACCCGCCGCTACCAGCAGCGCCCCCGGTTCGAAACCGAGGTGATCTACGACCGCCTGGGAGAACTTCACCGGGCCGGCCAGTTGCAAATCCCGGTGGAGAAGACCTTCCGCATGGCCGAATTCCAGGAAGCCCTCCGCCTCGCCCGCCAGGAATCCCGGGGCGGCAAGGTGCTCCTCTCCCTTGCCTGA
- a CDS encoding class I SAM-dependent rRNA methyltransferase codes for MTDSDHLPTLRLRPGRRPRAQEGHPWVFAGEVENLLPASCDGGVAVCRDARGKLLGSGIYNGRSQIVWRRYSKRAEDLDAALFHSRLDEAIHHRGNQAVCRLVWSESDRLPGLVVDRYGEVLVIQISTLAMEARRGLLSEHLQDRFSPLAMVWRDDLPVRAKEGLPVGPAHSEPPSWPPFWLSVGGVEFHIDPLGGQKTGLYLDQREQHILVASLARGKRVLDCFCNQGGFALHAARAGAATATGMDSSAEAIAAGRLTAAHNRLGVEFIEANVFDALKPVHPGAYDLIILDPPPFAPGKDRVEGALRGYKEINLRALKILPVGGILATYSCSHHIGYEMFREMLAQAAHDAGRGVRLLHRTGQPADHPVLLHHDESEYLRGYILEVVE; via the coding sequence ATGACCGATTCCGACCACCTGCCCACGCTCCGGCTCCGTCCGGGGCGCAGGCCCCGTGCGCAGGAAGGCCACCCTTGGGTCTTTGCCGGGGAAGTGGAAAACCTGCTCCCCGCCTCGTGCGACGGTGGTGTGGCGGTCTGCCGGGATGCCCGTGGTAAACTGCTCGGAAGCGGTATCTACAACGGGCGATCACAGATTGTCTGGCGTCGCTACTCCAAGCGGGCCGAGGACCTGGATGCCGCCCTTTTCCATTCGCGCTTGGACGAAGCCATCCACCATCGCGGCAACCAAGCGGTTTGCCGCCTGGTCTGGTCTGAAAGTGACCGTCTTCCCGGTTTGGTGGTGGATCGTTACGGTGAGGTGTTGGTCATCCAGATTTCGACTTTGGCGATGGAAGCACGGCGGGGTTTGTTGTCCGAACACCTGCAGGACCGGTTTTCTCCGCTGGCCATGGTGTGGCGCGACGACTTGCCGGTGCGGGCCAAGGAAGGACTGCCCGTGGGTCCGGCGCACAGTGAGCCGCCCAGCTGGCCCCCTTTCTGGTTGTCAGTCGGTGGAGTGGAGTTTCATATCGATCCGCTGGGAGGGCAGAAGACCGGGCTTTATCTGGACCAGAGGGAACAACACATCCTGGTGGCATCGTTGGCCCGGGGAAAGCGTGTCCTGGATTGTTTCTGCAACCAGGGCGGGTTCGCCCTGCACGCCGCACGGGCCGGTGCGGCCACGGCCACGGGGATGGATTCCTCGGCCGAGGCCATTGCCGCCGGTCGTCTGACCGCCGCACACAACCGTTTGGGCGTGGAATTCATCGAGGCCAATGTCTTCGATGCCCTCAAGCCGGTCCATCCGGGTGCTTACGACCTCATCATCCTCGATCCACCGCCCTTTGCCCCTGGCAAGGACCGGGTCGAGGGGGCGCTGCGCGGCTACAAGGAGATCAACCTCCGTGCACTGAAGATCCTCCCCGTCGGGGGCATTCTCGCCACCTACAGTTGCTCGCACCACATTGGCTATGAAATGTTCCGTGAAATGCTGGCCCAGGCCGCCCATGACGCCGGTCGCGGCGTCCGCCTGCTCCACCGCACGGGCCAGCCCGCCGACCATCCGGTATTGCTTCACCATGATGAAAGCGAATACCTGCGCGGGTATATTCTGGAGGTGGTGGAGTGA
- a CDS encoding glutaredoxin family protein, which translates to MSDTNPKLYVKTGCPWCAEAIEFLDKHRITYQKVTVSNNPAAMDEMVTLSGQTKAPTLDWHGEILADFGAAELEPFLRRLKALT; encoded by the coding sequence ATGTCTGATACGAATCCCAAACTCTACGTCAAAACCGGTTGCCCTTGGTGCGCCGAGGCCATCGAATTCCTCGACAAGCACCGGATCACCTATCAAAAAGTGACGGTCTCGAACAATCCCGCGGCCATGGATGAAATGGTGACGCTTTCCGGCCAAACCAAAGCCCCTACTCTCGACTGGCACGGAGAAATCCTCGCCGACTTCGGCGCTGCCGAACTGGAACCTTTCCTCCGCCGTCTGAAAGCCCTTACCTGA
- the hemC gene encoding hydroxymethylbilane synthase encodes MKEALKLGTRGSPLAVAQSTQIARALEAAHPGLKVELVRITTTGDQMQAGPVKPVESTKAIFTKELEEAMLAGQVDFAVHSAKDLAAAMPEGLVLAAVPVRASCADVLISRRGLGVLGGQERMTLASSSLRRSLQWVERYPGASFVPLRGNIDTRIMRLREHASWDGIILARAGLTRLPVDLSGLVAEDLPTEWMLPAPGQGALALQARADDADTLGLLVALDDPATRRRVGLERAFLVAMEAGCHVPLGALADEPEDGGRFRLRAVFYHEGQPQGRKGEVSGRWDEAEQGVRALAAQLRGP; translated from the coding sequence GTGAAGGAGGCACTGAAACTGGGCACCCGGGGCAGTCCGCTGGCGGTGGCCCAGAGCACCCAGATTGCCCGCGCGTTGGAAGCCGCCCATCCCGGTCTCAAGGTGGAACTGGTCCGCATCACCACCACGGGCGACCAGATGCAGGCCGGTCCTGTCAAGCCGGTGGAATCCACCAAGGCCATTTTCACCAAGGAATTGGAGGAAGCCATGCTGGCCGGGCAGGTCGATTTTGCCGTGCACAGCGCGAAAGATCTGGCCGCCGCCATGCCCGAGGGTTTGGTCCTGGCCGCAGTCCCTGTCCGCGCCTCATGTGCCGATGTGCTGATTTCGCGCCGCGGGTTGGGTGTTCTGGGTGGGCAGGAACGGATGACCCTGGCTTCCAGCAGCCTGCGTCGCAGCCTCCAATGGGTGGAACGTTATCCCGGAGCCTCCTTCGTCCCCCTTCGCGGCAACATCGACACCCGGATCATGCGCTTGCGTGAGCATGCGTCATGGGATGGGATCATCCTGGCCCGGGCCGGGTTGACGCGTCTGCCGGTGGATCTTTCCGGTCTGGTGGCGGAGGATCTGCCGACCGAGTGGATGTTGCCGGCACCGGGGCAGGGTGCCCTGGCGCTGCAAGCGCGGGCGGATGATGCGGACACCCTCGGTCTCCTCGTGGCACTCGATGATCCGGCCACCCGGAGACGGGTCGGTTTGGAACGGGCGTTCCTGGTCGCGATGGAGGCCGGTTGCCATGTCCCGCTGGGAGCGCTGGCCGATGAACCGGAGGATGGTGGAAGATTCCGCCTCAGGGCGGTGTTTTATCATGAGGGACAGCCCCAGGGAAGGAAGGGCGAAGTCTCTGGCCGCTGGGATGAAGCCGAGCAGGGGGTGAGGGCGCTCGCCGCCCAACTCAGGGGACCATGA
- a CDS encoding KamA family radical SAM protein — MAQLSFTPSYPGHWPEVTPEQWNDWGWQLRNRITDLKGLESRMALTPQERAGVLLTSTKLGMGITPHFFNLIDPQDPHCPIRRQVIPLLEETQTAPEEMADPCGEDGTMPVPGLVHRYPDRVLFLVTDRCASYCRYCTRSRVVSGVGEQELETDFEEAYKYLESHTEIRDVLLSGGDPLLFSDKKLEGILARLRSIPHIEFIRIGSRVPIFLPQRITPDFCAMLRKYHPVWMSVHTNHPKEITSEVKEALGRLADAGVPLGNQAVLLKGVNNSVEILRELIHKLVYCRVRPYYLYQCDLILGTSHLRTSIQEGIEIIDKLRGHTTGYAVPQYVVDGPGGGGKIPLNPDYIIARTGERVVLRNYRGDIYEYPDVGNVTAMPKKKTGCGCG; from the coding sequence TTGGCACAGCTCTCATTCACTCCTTCCTACCCCGGCCATTGGCCCGAGGTCACTCCCGAGCAATGGAATGACTGGGGCTGGCAGCTCCGCAACCGCATCACCGACCTCAAGGGGTTGGAATCGCGGATGGCCCTCACGCCCCAGGAACGCGCCGGAGTGCTCCTCACCTCCACCAAGCTTGGCATGGGCATCACCCCCCATTTCTTCAACTTGATCGATCCCCAGGACCCCCATTGCCCGATCCGGCGCCAGGTCATCCCTCTTTTGGAAGAAACCCAGACGGCGCCCGAGGAAATGGCCGATCCCTGCGGCGAGGACGGCACCATGCCGGTCCCGGGCTTGGTGCACCGCTATCCCGACCGCGTCCTTTTCCTGGTCACCGACCGTTGCGCCTCCTACTGCCGTTACTGCACCCGCAGCCGTGTGGTCAGCGGGGTGGGGGAGCAGGAACTGGAGACCGATTTCGAGGAAGCCTACAAATACCTCGAATCCCATACTGAAATCCGCGATGTGTTGCTTTCCGGCGGGGATCCGCTGCTGTTTTCGGACAAGAAGCTGGAGGGCATCCTTGCGCGACTCCGGTCGATCCCGCACATCGAGTTCATCCGTATCGGAAGCCGCGTCCCGATCTTCCTGCCGCAGCGCATCACCCCGGACTTTTGTGCCATGCTGCGCAAGTATCATCCGGTCTGGATGAGCGTGCACACCAACCATCCGAAGGAGATCACCAGCGAAGTCAAAGAGGCCCTGGGCCGCCTGGCGGATGCGGGGGTTCCCTTGGGCAACCAGGCCGTCCTCCTCAAAGGGGTCAACAACTCGGTGGAAATTCTCAGGGAACTGATCCACAAACTGGTCTATTGCCGCGTGCGTCCCTATTACCTCTACCAGTGCGACCTCATCCTCGGTACCTCCCACCTGCGGACCTCGATCCAGGAAGGCATCGAGATCATCGACAAGCTCCGGGGTCACACCACCGGCTATGCCGTGCCGCAGTATGTCGTCGACGGCCCGGGGGGCGGCGGGAAGATCCCCCTCAACCCGGATTACATCATCGCCCGCACAGGGGAACGGGTCGTGTTGCGCAATTACCGTGGCGACATTTACGAGTATCCCGATGTCGGTAACGTCACGGCGATGCCCAAGAAGAAGACCGGTTGCGGTTGCGGTTAG